Genomic DNA from Mycobacteroides chelonae CCUG 47445:
CGCCGCGCGGCGCAGATCATCAAGATCGGTATGCGAACCGAATACGACATCGGGGGTGACTTGAGCCGCCGGCTCATCGGCGGCATGTGCCAGCACCCGCAGTGTCTGACCCAGCGCGATCGACGCCTGATGGGTCATCCGGGCCAGCTGACCACCACCGATCATGGTGACGACGGGAGTTTCGGGCACAGACATATGTTGTCATGCTGGCCACACGGCCCCGCCGGAACGGTCCGTCTCAGCCGTCGTCAGCAGCCAGGATCAGGCGATCACGTACACGCCCGTACCCACATGAGGTCTGCGGACCGCTTCGCACTGCCATGCCATCTTCCGTACACTCGCCATTTGTGTCTTTCGCCGATGCCACCATCGCCCGGCTGCCCCGGTTCATCCGGCCTGTCGCCGAGCGGCACCACGAGCTGATCAAGTTCGGCATCGTCGGAGCCACCACGTTCATCATCGACTCCGGTATCTTCTACGCACTCAAGCTGACGATCCTGGAGCCCAAACCACTCACCGCGAAGATCATCTCCGGCATCATCGCCGTCATCGCCTCCTACATCCTCAACAGGGAATGGAGTTTCCGGGACCGCGGCGGCCGGGAACGGCACCACGAGGCGCTGCTGTTCTTCGCGGTCAGCGGCATCGGCGTGCTGATCGCCATGCTTCCGCTGTGGGTGTCGAGTTACATCTTTGAGCTGCGCGTGCCCAACGTCAGCCTGACGGTCGAGAACATCGCCGACTTCATCAGCGCGTACCTCATCGGCAACCTGCTGCAGATGGCGTTCCGGTTCTGGGCGTTCCGCCGCTGGGTGTTTCCCGACGAATTCGGGCGCCACGGCGAGACTCCGGTGGCTTTCGTCTCGGTCGATGTGGACGACGACGGATCAGGCGCCGACCCGGAAAACGTCACTCCGTTGCACCCACCCACAGGGCTGCCCAACAGCACCACCGTGCATCACGGGACCGAAGTCGGCCGCGGCTTGTACGGCTCAGCGCATCACGTGGCGGGTGGCCGTTCGCGGCCGCGCCCGGTGGAGCGGCTGTCGCCCTCCTCCGAACCGAGGGTGTCAAAAACCTCGTGATATAGCAGCGAGTGGACGTATTCCACTCGCGGTATCTCGTGAAACTCCAACGGATCTTGCGATGCCGACTCGATGATCAGGGTGCCGGTGCGCAGAATCCTGTCCACCAAGCCGTGCCGGAACTCGACGCTGTTGACACGCGCCAACGGGATATCGATTCCCGAACGGCTCAGTAGTCCGTGACGGAACATCACGCGCCGGTCGGTGATCACGAAATGCGTGGTCAGCCAGTTCAAGAATGGCCATACACTCAGCCAGCCGACCAGCACCAGCCAGACAACACCGATCGCGATCATCACCACGTTCTTCGCGGTGGGCTGCCAGTCGGTGTTATCGACCATTGCGGCGATGAAGGCCGCCGCGCCGGTGGACAGAATCAACACCAGGGCCGGGCCGATCAGTCGCTTCCAATGTGGATGGCGGTGCAACACCACCTGCTCGTCGTCGGCGAGTACGTTCTCCGGATACCCCACGTGCAGCGACTTTACTGGTCGCTCAGCGGGCGCAGATGCGTAATGTCGCCCGCCGTCACCGCGGTGACGGTGCCGTCTGCGGCCTCGATACGGAGCTGTCCATCGTTACCGAGCCCAACGGCTACGCCGATCAGTTCACGCTCGCCCGGCAGCTCGGCCCGCACCCGCGCTCCCAGGGTGACACTGCGGGCACGGTAGTCCTCCAACAGCTGCTCATCGACTCCCCTCGCGGTGCGCCAATGCTCGATGCGGCCCCCGAGTTCACGCAGCACCGCTCGCGCCAGCTCGTTGCGATCCGGATTGGCCCAGCCCAGGATCGCCAGGGACGTCGCGTTG
This window encodes:
- a CDS encoding GtrA family protein — its product is MSFADATIARLPRFIRPVAERHHELIKFGIVGATTFIIDSGIFYALKLTILEPKPLTAKIISGIIAVIASYILNREWSFRDRGGRERHHEALLFFAVSGIGVLIAMLPLWVSSYIFELRVPNVSLTVENIADFISAYLIGNLLQMAFRFWAFRRWVFPDEFGRHGETPVAFVSVDVDDDGSGADPENVTPLHPPTGLPNSTTVHHGTEVGRGLYGSAHHVAGGRSRPRPVERLSPSSEPRVSKTS
- a CDS encoding PH domain-containing protein, which codes for MGYPENVLADDEQVVLHRHPHWKRLIGPALVLILSTGAAAFIAAMVDNTDWQPTAKNVVMIAIGVVWLVLVGWLSVWPFLNWLTTHFVITDRRVMFRHGLLSRSGIDIPLARVNSVEFRHGLVDRILRTGTLIIESASQDPLEFHEIPRVEYVHSLLYHEVFDTLGSEEGDSRSTGRGRERPPAT